The Flavobacteriales bacterium genome includes the window ATAAAAAATAAGTTTTCAGCCGACTGCCCATACTTCATTTTTGTTGGCACAATGCATTCTCGAAAAAACATTGCAAATCTGTTCAAAGCATTTGATCTATTTAAGTCTGCCTCAAAAAACAACATTAAGCTAGTAATGGTTGGCGAGAAAAAATGGTGGTCGGCCGATATAACCACTGCCTACACTAACATGAAACATTCGGAGGATATTATTTTCACCGGAAGACTAGGTGTTAAAGACTTGAGTAATTTAGTTGCTTCTTCCCTTGCTCTAACCTACGTTTCAAACTTTGAGGGGTTTGGTATTCCTTTAATTGAAGCGATGAATTGCGACATTCCTATTATCACTTCCAATGTAACATCCATGCCGGAAATTGCAGGAAATGCAGGGTTAATTGTCGATCCCAAATCGACAATAAAAATTAAAGAAGCAATGGATGAGATATCATCCAATGAAAAATTAAGAATTGAATTAGTAGAAAATGGAAGAATAATACGAGAAGAATTCTCCTGGGATATAACTGCTAAAAAATTATGGGCAAGTATGGAGAAAGTTTTAGAAATTTGAGCAATGTTAAAACGACACTACATATCTAAAGCTATTGAGGCAGGATGCGATGAAGCAGGAAGAGGCTGTTTAGCGGGCCCTGTATACGCAGCAGCCGTTATTTTAGATAAAAAAAAGCCTATTAAGGGGTTAGATGATTCAAAGAAACTTTCCAAATCCAAAAGAGATTTGCTACGAATTGAGATAGAAAAGAAAGCTT containing:
- a CDS encoding glycosyltransferase family 4 protein; translated protein: MKIAVNTRLLIKDKLDGIGWFTFEVLKRITVDHPEHHFYFIFDRPYHDDFIFAKNVKPIVVGPPTRHPLLYYYWFEFKLPGILRKLKADLFLSPDGYLSCSSEVPALAVMHDLNFEHYPEYLPWAYRKFYRHFFPKYAKIANRIATVSEFSRKDIANTYGIDRDKIDVVYNGSNSLYKPLVENDKEKIKNKFSADCPYFIFVGTMHSRKNIANLFKAFDLFKSASKNNIKLVMVGEKKWWSADITTAYTNMKHSEDIIFTGRLGVKDLSNLVASSLALTYVSNFEGFGIPLIEAMNCDIPIITSNVTSMPEIAGNAGLIVDPKSTIKIKEAMDEISSNEKLRIELVENGRIIREEFSWDITAKKLWASMEKVLEI